gagagagcgagagagagactgtgctgCCTGCTGTCTGTACTGAGGCAGAGTCTATTGTGACTGCTGCTGTCTCAGCAGgctgcacagagcacagagagtgcgtaagtgagagtgtgtgactgtgtttatTGTTCCCACCGCCCTGTTCCCAAGCACTGGATTGAATTGAAtcgagtgtgagtgtgtgagcacAACCTGTGTTTAAATAATATCCCTTCCTGGACCAAACCATTTCCAGACTGGGGAGAAAAGGGGAGGGCTGCATTTTAGTGTTGAACGGAaacatactgtgtgtgtgtgtgtgtgtgtgtgtgtgtgtgtgtgtgtgtgtgtgtgtgtgtgtgtgtgttgtgtggatTATCATGCAGTACCACAGCCTATGAAGGCGCCTGCCCAACATCACTGAGTCTGCAGTCACAGACTCCCTCCACAACATAATAACATACTAGTTGTGTTGTACTGGTTGTGTTGTACTGGGTTGCCTCGTGTTGTGCTGCTGTACCTTTGCCCCTCGGGGCGCTGCCCCCACCTCCTGAGTCATCCACAGAGTCCAGCTGACTGGCAGCAGAGCTGCGCAGACGGGGGTCAGAGCTGCGCAGGTGCATGTCTTCCTCGTCGTGGATGAGCGTCAGGTCCTGCATGCTGAAGCTGCGCAGCTTCTCCGAAAGCACACCCTGgccctgcacaacacacacacacacacacacacacacaactgtacTGAGTgtatactgcacacacacacagatttctGACTTACTGACTGATTGGCTGAACTGCATAGACTGATCAATTAATTGTCTGGTTTGCTGACTGACAGAGTGCCCGCCTCACCTTGGTGGCCGCGGTGACTGCTGCACTGGCTGCCAGGTTCAGGCCTCTCTTCCCGAATCGCATCATCGTCTCATAGCTGCGATCACGAGCCTGAGTGATGTACTCATCAATCTcctgacagagagggagggaccaAGGGGCGGGGGAAACgagagagagattttattttgattttcaaaaaAGTTCTATGTAAAAatcagagagggggggggggaagagggagtaagacagagagaagaggagagaggaaggtacacattatatatatatatatatatatatatatatatatatatatatatatatatatatatattatatatgttaaCCTGATGTACAGACACCGtgcactacatacacacacacctggagtacaggtacacactgcacagcacactgaGTTCTCACCTTCTCCTTGTTGGACAGCGTCGGGTGGACAAACTTCCTGTATAGCACGCTGGAGCCTTTGGTGTAGGGGGAGAGGAGCCAGATAACAAAGGCGATCTTCAGCTCAAAATAAAACGGGAACCTGGGAGGACAGTGGGCACGTGTCAGGGctaagcaacacacacacacacatcacttcTCATAAATCAACTGTGTTCCTACCTGTGCATTCCACAGCTTCATCGAAAATGAATGTTCTATTCATACATCTTCTTTcgataataatgaaacaaaagaaCCTTCGCCAACAGCCCTATCTACCGAATCCTCAGCCaagggattattattattgttgttgttgttgactgtGGGTTAATCTGTTCCATGACTAACTGGCGTGGGTTCCAGAATGCCAACCTTTCCATTTCCCCATAATTACAATCTCCAACATTGACAGCAGCCTTCACGTTGACAACCTGTCAACAGACCAATCACAGCAGCACTTTCACTGACACTGTCGACACACCAATCACAGCTCACCTCTCTAGTTGAACTGCACTTCTTGAATCCACTACTcattaatattatcattatcatcattattaatattttaataataatatattattatgatttcagTCTGCTCCTCTGATTAATGCGGGTGAAGCTGTCAGAGGAGGACAGAGGGGACAGAGCAGCCAGGGCAGGGTGAGCTGTGTGAGGGAGCCTCTTCTGTCCGCTGTGGTACAGTGTGACTCCTCTTTGTTCTTATTCACTAATGAACACTGGATGGCAACAGGGCAGCTGGGGGAAGCACAGGCCGAGCGCTTTGTGTCCGAGGGCTAAAATATCACACATCAGCTTCTTCTTCTCAGTCAAAAGGTTCCCAACAAGGAGCACCCTGATCACTGAGTGGCTGTGAGAATGAAAACTGACCAGTCCACCGGGAAATGACCTGCTGGCCGGAGTGACTCACCAAGACAGGATGATGTCAGTGAGCGTCTCGGCCGTGGTGAAGAACGCAAATACGATCCAGTACATCATCCACTtcacctgcaacacacacagattACTGACACACCAACACAATGATACACAGTATGGCAGTGTGATGACAGTGTGACAaaagtgtgacaacagtgtgacggcagtgtgacagtgtagcagcagtgtgtcagtgtgacggcagtgtgacaacagtgtggCAGTATGACAATAGTGTGGCAGCAGTGCAATGGCAGTCTGACAACACTGTGACGGTGTGagagcagtgtttcagtgtgacagcagtgtaatgGCAGTATGACAACAGTGTGACAGCATGTGACGGCAGTGTGACAACACTATGACGGTGTGAccgcagtgtttcagtgtgacagcagtgtgatGGTAGTGTGATGTTGTGGCAGCAGTGTGTCAGTAGTGTGATGGCAGTGTGACAACCAGCAGTGGGGGCTCTGGCAATCCAGAGGGAGCTGTATCACTACCTGCCTGCAAAATCGACTGTGCTGAACAATCACACAAACAGCACTGAACCCATCCCCCGTCCCAGCGCTACAGCCAGCCATGGCACTCGGCTTCCAGGTCTCCGTGACAACTGTTGTTAGGTAGCTCCGACCCTAGTGTTCCATATCCGTGGGAAGAATGTTCCAGAACTCAGTGTTCCATACAGAGCAGCAGTGGGGGGGGTCTAAACAGCTGTGTGGTAGAGGGGTTTCCCAGTACTCAGCCACACTATACTATACGACACTGGCATAAATGGgtgacagcagtagtagtagtgtatGCAGTAGTGAAAGCAGTTCTATCCGGCCAGTATATTAGGCAATCCCTTTGAAGGCTGCTGCAGCCATCAAGGGTCTCTCAGACTCCGCCCTGGACTCACAAGTGAGGGAGGACAGGGGGACAGGGGGACAGGGGGACAGGGGGACAGGTGCagcaacagacagacagggtaCTTACATATTCTTTGACATTCTTTGTCTTCactgccttgtaggaggagtaggcTGGGTACAGTGTCCCAAATATTAGCCtaaaggagagaggagagagtggagaggagagaaagagacagcagagagagagagagagagttgggaaagagaaaggaaaggagagaaagacagttgagagagagagaaaagatagGAGAAAGAGGTAAAGAAGTAACCAGTAACCACTTATCTTTTGGTTTGCGATTTACTTTTTGCTGCCCTAATAGTTAAAAGGataaaaatcataatataactGCAGTATATTATTCATGTTCACCTACTACTGCAAACCAGCACTGTGCAGAACAatcaccctccctctctctcgctctctgcctGTACCCCACACAAAGACATTAAACTCTCAACAAAACTCTTGCCAACACACTGACTTTCattcaaaactttattttgtgggtttctgCATTAATCTCCCTTCCCCCATCAGCACAGAAGCCATTCATCCTACTGTGTAGATACACAGCCACCTTCCCACTCTCACAAGCAACAGAATgggaatgaaaagaaaaattaaatagaatttaaaaaaacaacaatatatacacatatatttttaaagccaCTGTTCTTGCCTCTCTATCTCCCACCAGCAACagttctttctttccttcctgACTGGTTGAGGTACTGGCTGGACATTGTAATAATGCCCAGAGAGAGGACAGGAGCCTGCAGGCACTTCACCCGCTCTCCTTGCTCAGCACTGCTGCGCCGGATCGCTATTCATCTTATAATCTCCCTGCTTCACTGCCATGAGGCTGTCCCTCTGCtcactgtctccctctctctctgtctctgtctctctctcaacccGGGGAGACAGGAATCAAGGGAGCTGTCAGCGAGTGGCCTGAGCAGCCCGGCTGACACTGCGATGCAAACCCCCCAGGTAAAGCCCAGCCTAGCACAgcacagccagagagagagagagagagagagagagagaaagagcgagattttttataatgctttggcaatactatTGTATaactgtcatgccaataaagcaatttgaaatttgaaaattgaaaatgtgAGATGGAAACAGTGAGCAGAGGGACCTTAGGAACAGTGTGTGAGACCCTGCCTGCCACACTCTGTCTGTTACTTGCCTGTTGCTGTTGaatgggaggtgggggggaaaGATTCTATCCAtattcctcaattttgttttttaatagatatttatttatatatttgtattgtgtttttttttggttattatATGTTATTTGTGGTAAGCTTTGGCAACACGACAATGTCATGCCAATGATGCTcatttgaaagagagagagaaagagagggagagatggaaggGGACCTGTTCTGTTTATATTTGGGTTGTGTGAGGGTGgggggtatatatatatgtattttctgtattgtttatttttgaaatattatttgttatcaagcaaactgaattgaattgaattgaattgagagagagacaacGGGTCAGGTACAGGTGACAGGTTAAATATTGAAGTGTCTCTGTACTGCATCAAAACTATCCTGCGCTGAATGACACAGTCTTGCAGCTGCCTTGAGAAAGGCCCTGGCCCCTCCTATTGATCGATGCGTTAAATATTGACACGTCTCTATGC
This is a stretch of genomic DNA from Amia ocellicauda isolate fAmiCal2 chromosome 11, fAmiCal2.hap1, whole genome shotgun sequence. It encodes these proteins:
- the reep2 gene encoding receptor expression-enhancing protein 2, giving the protein MVSWIISRLVVLIFGTLYPAYSSYKAVKTKNVKEYVKWMMYWIVFAFFTTAETLTDIILSWFPFYFELKIAFVIWLLSPYTKGSSVLYRKFVHPTLSNKEKEIDEYITQARDRSYETMMRFGKRGLNLAASAAVTAATKGQGVLSEKLRSFSMQDLTLIHDEEDMHLRSSDPRLRSSAASQLDSVDDSGGGGSAPRGKARSPAPSSSADESHHSQKSDGDQSDARTEQSDEDAAEKAPKRVVTTKATKKPVAKTETQTKTVKRQPKKKSTPTVSSNTETA